The following proteins are co-located in the Dyadobacter chenwenxiniae genome:
- a CDS encoding hybrid sensor histidine kinase/response regulator transcription factor, which yields MKGTILKKLIGLGLSCLGMFPVLAAESGRVLRYSLKEGLSFGIVNSIVQDKQGLMWFATGDGLNRFDGTSFKVFKNSPDNKQSLSGNYVKSVFRDRDGTIWTSSRNGLNEFVSEKEIFKRHTPMPVKGSSGADVSDISQARDGNLWISLNGAGFALFDKKVGKFTYYNQQNLPNLTTNSILNTYEDSKGLLWLGTRDSGIDIFQVGKDRKLVKASLNLENLPSTRINNIYEDHLSNIWIASAKGLVLFKRDESKFYILHLPGNHRTDIYLSLLENHRGQLLVGVQDGGLYSLDLRQVAQRKPGAYTFEKINNSRNEGITQRSVQSIYMDADRNIWLGTYGEGVYLISSIPEKFRSFEKKIQDSRAESHLRFYGMCVDKDGNLWLGTDGDGIYKTKSSGETIKHYAARNAPGALSDGAVIAAHRGRDDYLWFGTYSGGLFQYDPLKDSFKQYANMPGNPASLGKNDVRVIYEDSRRNLWVGTNGGGLALLDRKKGTFQNFVTTNSSINSNDVRAIKEDSRGNLWIGSYGGGLNYLDVSTMQFKSFFNEPGKAGYLSNRIIFSLHFDAKERLWIGSEGNGLLIYDTKNGTTRHFTEKNGLANDVIYAFQEESVDNVWFSTNKGLSRINLSNNRIDHYDQSNGLQGGQFNPNSALYIEHTKAMVFGGTEGWNLFVPADIKPSDYKPKVMITGLQLFGQNVAVGAKKDGRIILEKRIAEQEEIVLQPSQSVFAIQYTALNYAYPDRNHFAYKLEGLDKDWNYVQNERSATYRYLPPGGYLFKVKSANQDGIWFENIASLHVRVMPPWYQTWWAYLLYLGVGVLLVYYYQQYKIRQARLQYEVQMAHFETQKEKELNEKKLAFFTHISHEFRTPLTLIINPVKELLLKAENRHPDQNSLNIVYRNAKRLLSMVDQLLLFRKADREADKLNPAVQNISKLALEVFQCFTHQAEQKHINYQFISPNDDLELVADREKIEIALFNLVSNAVKYTPKNGTVTLEIAETVDQVQILVSDSGPGIPTNVGDSIFSVFHQFQDGRFPSKGGFGIGLFLTKTFIESHFGSIHYESVVGSGTVFKVLLWKAHPQLVTADLPTIVEEGNSVLLEELSEDGVMLTSSAISRHQLVVEELSSDIKTMLIVEDDADIRQYIGQAFTGKFKLLQAESGEDGILLVRKHLPDIVISDVFMDGISGIEMCSQIKSDLMLSHIPVILLTASTSQESRLKGIEGGADDYISKPFDKTLLVARVDAILKNRNDLQRYFYNEITLQANDFKISSEYKEFLKECIRVVENHLTDPDFSIKVLAAEIGMSHSTLYNRIKSISGQSTNSFIRFIRLRRAAQILITTDMTISEVAYQVGINDIKYFRGQFSKLFEMKPSEYVKKYRNPFHENFQVNRGIFQNKLDN from the coding sequence ATGAAGGGGACAATCCTGAAAAAACTTATAGGCCTGGGCTTATCCTGCCTGGGCATGTTCCCGGTTTTAGCTGCTGAGAGTGGAAGAGTGCTGCGGTATTCATTAAAGGAAGGTCTGTCTTTTGGCATCGTAAACAGCATTGTCCAGGATAAGCAGGGACTGATGTGGTTTGCAACCGGCGACGGCCTCAACCGTTTCGACGGCACCTCCTTCAAAGTCTTCAAAAATAGTCCTGATAACAAACAGAGTCTTTCCGGAAATTACGTAAAATCAGTTTTTCGCGACCGGGATGGCACCATATGGACCAGTTCCAGGAATGGCCTGAACGAATTTGTCTCGGAAAAGGAGATTTTCAAACGCCATACGCCCATGCCCGTCAAGGGCAGCTCGGGCGCGGATGTCAGCGACATTTCGCAGGCGAGGGATGGCAATCTTTGGATTTCGCTGAACGGTGCCGGTTTCGCTCTTTTCGATAAAAAGGTCGGGAAGTTTACATATTATAATCAGCAAAACCTTCCAAATCTTACCACCAATTCTATCCTTAACACCTATGAGGACTCCAAAGGGCTCCTCTGGCTGGGGACGAGGGATTCCGGAATCGATATTTTTCAAGTCGGGAAGGACAGGAAGCTTGTCAAAGCAAGCCTCAATCTTGAAAATTTGCCTTCCACGCGCATCAACAACATTTATGAGGATCATTTAAGCAACATCTGGATCGCATCCGCAAAGGGACTTGTATTGTTCAAAAGGGATGAGTCCAAATTCTACATTTTACACCTGCCCGGGAACCACCGCACGGACATTTATCTGTCGTTATTGGAAAACCACCGCGGGCAACTCCTGGTGGGCGTACAGGATGGCGGCCTTTACAGTCTCGATCTGAGACAAGTGGCGCAGCGCAAACCGGGAGCTTACACTTTCGAAAAGATCAATAATTCACGGAACGAGGGCATTACACAGCGTTCGGTCCAATCCATTTACATGGATGCCGACCGCAATATCTGGCTCGGCACTTACGGTGAGGGCGTTTACCTGATCAGCAGCATTCCGGAGAAATTCCGAAGTTTTGAGAAAAAGATCCAGGATTCACGTGCGGAAAGTCACCTCCGATTTTATGGCATGTGCGTGGATAAGGACGGCAATCTCTGGTTGGGGACGGATGGAGATGGCATTTATAAAACCAAAAGCTCAGGAGAAACCATCAAGCATTATGCCGCTCGCAATGCGCCGGGCGCGCTTTCAGATGGAGCGGTCATAGCGGCACATCGGGGACGGGACGATTACTTATGGTTCGGCACTTATTCCGGCGGACTTTTCCAATATGATCCTTTAAAAGACTCATTCAAGCAATATGCCAACATGCCCGGGAATCCGGCAAGTTTGGGTAAAAATGACGTTCGGGTCATTTATGAGGACAGTAGACGGAATTTGTGGGTCGGGACCAATGGCGGCGGGCTTGCGCTTCTTGACCGTAAAAAAGGCACATTTCAAAATTTTGTGACCACCAACAGCAGTATTAACTCCAATGACGTAAGGGCGATTAAAGAAGATAGCAGGGGAAATCTCTGGATAGGCAGCTACGGGGGCGGGCTTAATTATCTGGATGTAAGCACCATGCAATTCAAGTCGTTTTTTAACGAACCCGGAAAAGCGGGCTATCTGTCTAACCGCATCATATTTTCATTGCATTTTGACGCGAAAGAAAGGCTATGGATCGGTTCGGAGGGAAACGGCCTTTTGATATATGACACGAAAAACGGAACGACGCGGCATTTCACAGAGAAGAACGGCCTTGCCAATGATGTAATTTATGCATTTCAGGAGGAAAGCGTTGATAATGTTTGGTTTAGTACAAATAAAGGATTGTCCAGGATCAACCTTTCCAACAATCGGATTGATCATTATGACCAGAGCAACGGGTTGCAGGGCGGGCAGTTTAATCCCAACTCGGCGCTTTATATCGAGCATACAAAGGCAATGGTTTTCGGCGGCACCGAAGGCTGGAACCTGTTTGTTCCGGCCGATATCAAACCATCGGATTATAAACCGAAAGTAATGATCACCGGCCTGCAATTGTTCGGCCAAAATGTAGCGGTCGGCGCAAAAAAGGATGGCAGGATCATCCTGGAAAAGCGGATCGCAGAACAGGAGGAGATTGTTTTACAGCCCAGCCAATCCGTTTTTGCCATTCAATACACCGCCTTAAATTACGCTTACCCTGATCGTAACCACTTCGCCTACAAGCTGGAAGGCCTGGATAAAGACTGGAATTACGTGCAAAATGAGCGTTCGGCGACTTACCGTTATCTTCCGCCGGGCGGTTATCTGTTTAAGGTAAAATCGGCTAACCAGGATGGTATTTGGTTTGAAAATATAGCGAGCCTCCATGTGCGTGTGATGCCGCCGTGGTATCAAACCTGGTGGGCTTACCTGCTTTATCTGGGCGTCGGGGTGCTTCTTGTTTACTATTACCAGCAATATAAGATCAGGCAGGCGCGGTTGCAATATGAAGTCCAGATGGCGCATTTCGAAACCCAGAAAGAAAAAGAGCTGAACGAAAAGAAGCTAGCATTTTTTACCCACATTTCGCATGAGTTCCGCACACCGTTAACGCTTATTATCAACCCGGTAAAGGAGCTGTTACTCAAAGCGGAGAACCGCCATCCCGATCAGAACAGTCTCAACATTGTTTATCGCAATGCGAAACGATTGCTGAGTATGGTCGATCAATTGCTGCTTTTCCGGAAGGCGGACCGGGAAGCCGACAAGCTGAACCCGGCTGTCCAGAATATCTCGAAACTGGCGCTGGAAGTTTTTCAATGTTTTACCCATCAGGCTGAACAGAAGCATATTAACTATCAGTTTATAAGTCCAAATGACGATTTGGAGCTGGTGGCGGATCGGGAAAAGATAGAAATTGCGCTTTTCAACCTGGTTTCAAATGCTGTCAAATACACGCCAAAAAATGGAACTGTAACATTGGAGATCGCTGAAACGGTCGATCAGGTGCAGATTCTGGTCAGCGATTCGGGGCCGGGCATTCCGACAAATGTGGGTGATAGCATTTTCTCCGTTTTTCATCAATTTCAAGACGGGCGTTTTCCTTCCAAAGGCGGCTTCGGCATTGGATTATTTTTGACCAAAACCTTTATTGAAAGCCATTTTGGGAGCATTCATTATGAATCGGTTGTGGGCAGCGGCACCGTTTTCAAGGTTTTGCTCTGGAAAGCACATCCGCAATTGGTGACAGCTGATCTGCCGACCATTGTGGAGGAAGGCAACTCTGTGCTGTTGGAAGAGCTTTCGGAGGACGGAGTAATGCTCACATCATCAGCCATTTCGCGTCACCAGCTGGTGGTGGAAGAGCTGAGCTCGGACATTAAAACGATGCTGATCGTGGAAGACGACGCGGATATCAGGCAGTACATCGGCCAGGCATTCACCGGTAAGTTCAAGCTTTTGCAAGCGGAGAGCGGGGAGGATGGGATTTTGCTCGTCAGGAAGCATTTGCCTGACATTGTCATCAGTGACGTGTTCATGGATGGAATCAGCGGCATAGAAATGTGCAGCCAGATCAAAAGTGACCTCATGCTGAGCCACATTCCGGTAATCCTGCTCACGGCGAGCACTTCCCAGGAATCGCGCCTGAAAGGCATCGAGGGCGGAGCGGATGATTACATTAGTAAGCCCTTTGACAAAACACTGCTCGTTGCCCGTGTGGATGCGATCCTGAAAAACCGCAATGACCTGCAGCGATATTTTTACAACGAGATCACATTGCAGGCGAACGACTTCAAGATTTCATCCGAGTATAAGGAATTTTTGAAAGAATGTATCCGCGTTGTCGAAAACCATTTGACCGATCCCGACTTCTCCATCAAAGTGCTTGCCGCTGAGATCGGCATGAGCCATTCAACATTGTATAACCGCATCAAATCTATATCGGGACAGTCCACCAACAGCTTTATCCGGTTCATCCGCCTGCGTCGCGCAGCACAAATCCTGATCACGACAGACATGACGATTTCGGAAGTTGCATACCAGGTTGGGATTAATGATATCAAGTATTTCCGGGGACAATTTTCCAAACTTTTTGAAATGAAGCCCTCCGAATATGTCAAGAAATACCGCAACCCGTTTCACGAGAATTTCCAGGTGAACCGGGGGATTTTTCAAAATAAATTGGACAATTAG
- a CDS encoding RagB/SusD family nutrient uptake outer membrane protein: protein MIKQIKNILITAICGVCGLAVVACQENFLDVVPTDRVSDASILSDSVLFEAFVINRYMGARLTDKEAEGTLPGFGRGFEYAMWSSLTDESIYNNDDNTWVIQRGQLAPENTGIAGTLWGRSYRSIREINYALANVDKVPMSQGKKDRLKGELQFLRAFRYHDLIRNYGKVVLLGDKVYELDDDLTSEDLFDRSEIKAGIEYVVAQLDEASALLPKDNDNGSWKLGRATKGAAMALKARLLLYGASPLYNAATWAQAAAASKAVMDLNKYSLYTGGYGKIFTVADHSEIIFGRLYAQGARHVCLEIANGPNSYNAWGGNVPVQNLVNDYEMMDGTKITETGTSYNPQDPYKGRDPRFYETILYNGATYRGSTIQTFTPGGKDSKDGPSNWNTSKTGYYLKKFMNDALPIDNPWDIAGTQTWIYFRYAEILLSYAEAQNEAVGPDASVYAAINAVRRRPGVMMPVLKAGLTQAQMRTKIRNERRIELAFEEHRFYDVRRWKIANETENAPANGIEIGKSGNAFTYKVKEALTGKAFSEKQYWLPIPRAEIQASNNKLEQNPGY, encoded by the coding sequence ATGATAAAGCAAATAAAAAATATACTCATTACGGCCATCTGCGGAGTGTGCGGGCTGGCGGTTGTAGCTTGTCAGGAGAATTTCCTGGATGTGGTTCCTACGGACCGGGTTTCAGATGCATCCATTTTATCCGACTCGGTTCTTTTTGAGGCCTTTGTGATTAACCGTTACATGGGTGCACGTCTTACCGACAAAGAAGCAGAAGGCACATTGCCAGGCTTCGGGCGCGGGTTTGAATACGCAATGTGGTCATCGCTTACCGATGAATCCATTTATAACAACGACGACAACACCTGGGTGATCCAGCGCGGGCAACTTGCCCCGGAAAATACGGGGATTGCAGGAACGCTCTGGGGCAGAAGTTACAGGAGCATCCGCGAGATCAATTACGCCTTGGCCAATGTGGACAAGGTGCCGATGAGCCAGGGTAAAAAGGATAGATTAAAAGGCGAGCTTCAATTCCTTCGCGCATTCCGTTACCATGACCTGATCCGTAATTATGGTAAAGTGGTTTTATTAGGCGATAAAGTGTACGAACTGGACGACGATCTGACAAGCGAGGATCTTTTCGACCGCTCGGAAATTAAAGCCGGCATTGAATATGTGGTTGCACAGCTGGACGAGGCGAGTGCACTTTTGCCAAAAGACAACGATAACGGCTCGTGGAAACTGGGCCGGGCTACGAAAGGAGCTGCAATGGCATTGAAAGCGAGACTGTTGCTTTATGGTGCAAGCCCTTTGTATAATGCTGCAACCTGGGCACAAGCTGCCGCGGCTTCCAAAGCAGTGATGGATTTGAATAAATATAGCTTATACACAGGTGGTTATGGCAAAATATTCACTGTGGCCGATCATTCAGAGATCATTTTCGGTCGTCTTTATGCACAAGGCGCGCGCCACGTTTGCCTGGAAATTGCCAACGGCCCTAACAGCTATAATGCCTGGGGCGGAAACGTTCCGGTGCAGAACCTGGTAAATGATTACGAGATGATGGACGGAACCAAAATCACAGAAACCGGGACCAGCTACAATCCGCAGGATCCGTACAAAGGCCGCGACCCGCGTTTTTACGAAACAATCCTTTACAACGGCGCCACTTACCGCGGAAGCACCATCCAGACATTTACACCGGGCGGGAAAGACAGCAAGGACGGCCCGTCCAACTGGAACACTTCCAAGACAGGTTATTATCTGAAAAAATTCATGAATGATGCCCTGCCGATCGACAACCCATGGGATATCGCAGGAACACAAACCTGGATCTACTTCCGCTATGCTGAAATTCTGCTCAGCTACGCCGAAGCGCAAAATGAAGCAGTAGGCCCGGATGCATCAGTTTATGCAGCCATCAATGCGGTAAGACGACGTCCAGGCGTAATGATGCCGGTTTTGAAAGCAGGGTTAACCCAGGCGCAGATGCGCACAAAAATCAGAAACGAACGCCGCATCGAGCTAGCCTTCGAAGAGCACCGCTTCTATGATGTCCGCAGATGGAAAATCGCCAACGAAACGGAAAACGCGCCTGCTAATGGCATCGAGATCGGTAAAAGCGGCAATGCATTTACTTACAAAGTAAAAGAAGCCCTAACCGGAAAAGCATTCTCCGAAAAACAATACTGGCTCCCGATCCCAAGAGCCGAAATCCAGGCTTCCAATAATAAGCTGGAACAGAACCCTGGGTACTAA
- a CDS encoding glycoside hydrolase family 30 protein: MPLTIKTNKTLNPTKQLLSTLLFALTLTSCSSATPGTVNGPGGKVEPIKVTINPAKTFQTIDHFGASDAWSCQFVGNWPDAKRNGIADLLFSGDTLGNGKPKGIGLSLWRFNIGAGAAEQGDASGIKDEWRRAESFLNDDGTYNWNKQAGQIWFLKAAKERGVNEFLAFPNSPPVQFTVNKKGYANAGKPNLTAENFDKYGDFMANVVSGVREKAGITFNHISPVNEPQWDWSDGGQEGTPFFNNEIAGIARSLSASLIKSKLPTKIDIAEAGQIDYLYSEFNKQGRGNQIHAFFDKTSPDYIGNLPNLTQTISGHSYFTTSPYSKAASKRQEIAKALQTTPGLKYWMSEYCILGDNEGEIQGSGRDLGINAGIYIAKVIHNDLVNANASAWHWWIAISPYNYKDGLIYIDKNKTDGNYQSSKMLWALGNYSRFVRPGAVRTEASASSGSEGLLISAYKNTDNQLVTVIINDQSKAAEIALNLQANKLSNLKIYKTSAAADLEPMSVPAGSPVTIEAKSIVTIVGMLVQ; the protein is encoded by the coding sequence ATGCCACTTACCATCAAAACCAACAAAACCTTGAACCCAACCAAACAACTCCTATCAACCCTTCTCTTTGCATTAACCCTAACATCCTGCTCCTCAGCAACGCCGGGTACTGTCAATGGGCCTGGCGGGAAGGTGGAGCCCATAAAAGTTACCATTAACCCTGCCAAAACTTTTCAGACCATTGATCATTTCGGCGCGTCGGATGCCTGGTCTTGCCAGTTTGTGGGTAACTGGCCGGATGCCAAGCGAAACGGGATTGCGGATTTGCTGTTCAGCGGCGATACGCTCGGTAATGGTAAGCCAAAAGGCATAGGATTGTCATTATGGCGCTTCAACATTGGTGCGGGGGCGGCTGAGCAGGGCGATGCCAGCGGGATTAAGGATGAATGGCGGCGTGCCGAGTCGTTTCTGAACGACGATGGCACTTATAACTGGAACAAGCAAGCCGGGCAGATCTGGTTTTTGAAGGCGGCAAAGGAGCGGGGTGTGAATGAATTCCTTGCGTTTCCAAACAGCCCGCCGGTGCAGTTTACAGTGAATAAAAAGGGTTATGCCAATGCAGGAAAGCCGAATTTGACAGCTGAAAATTTCGATAAATACGGTGATTTCATGGCCAATGTCGTGAGCGGCGTTCGTGAAAAGGCCGGGATCACTTTCAACCACATTAGTCCGGTGAATGAACCGCAGTGGGACTGGAGCGATGGCGGACAGGAAGGGACCCCTTTTTTCAACAACGAGATTGCAGGCATTGCCAGATCGCTGAGTGCATCATTGATCAAAAGTAAGTTGCCAACCAAAATCGACATTGCGGAAGCGGGACAGATCGATTATCTCTATTCCGAGTTCAATAAACAGGGCAGGGGCAATCAGATCCACGCGTTTTTTGATAAAACATCACCGGATTACATCGGTAACCTGCCCAATCTGACGCAAACCATTTCCGGTCACAGCTATTTCACGACTTCACCATACAGCAAGGCTGCCTCAAAAAGGCAGGAAATTGCCAAAGCACTGCAAACAACGCCTGGACTGAAATACTGGATGTCGGAATATTGTATTTTGGGGGATAACGAAGGCGAGATCCAGGGCTCCGGACGCGATCTGGGGATAAATGCAGGCATTTACATCGCCAAAGTGATCCATAATGATCTGGTGAATGCCAACGCTTCGGCATGGCACTGGTGGATTGCCATTTCTCCCTATAACTATAAAGACGGCCTGATTTACATTGATAAAAACAAAACCGATGGCAACTATCAGTCCTCCAAAATGCTGTGGGCACTGGGCAATTACAGCCGCTTTGTACGCCCGGGAGCGGTTCGGACAGAAGCTTCGGCTTCGTCTGGCAGCGAAGGATTATTAATTTCCGCCTACAAAAACACAGATAACCAGCTCGTAACGGTCATCATCAATGATCAGTCCAAAGCAGCCGAAATTGCATTGAACTTGCAGGCAAACAAGCTTTCCAACCTTAAAATCTATAAAACATCAGCCGCCGCCGACCTTGAACCCATGTCGGTGCCAGCGGGAAGCCCGGTTACTATCGAGGCAAAAAGCATTGTGACCATTGTAGGCATGCTGGTGCAATAA
- a CDS encoding SusC/RagA family TonB-linked outer membrane protein — protein MKKSFRSWWALPGTLNGTGAKLWRHAGLTFLLAVISLCAVAQTAVAQTAVAQTAFVVKGTVTADNGDNLPGASVILKGTSTGTTTDADGKYSLTISDPNGTLVFTYIGYINQEVAVANRSEIDVKLATNDKTLQEIVVVGYGTQKKATLTGSVSEVKGADIVKSPQPNLSNSLAGRFSGFVANNRGGEPGYDGSSYTIRGFASTGNSDVLVVVDGIPGQVGGLERLDPNDIESISILKDASAAVYGSRAANGVILVTTKRGTTGKPVISYSFNQGFSSPTRLPKLADAPTYATILNEIDYYNNPAGGMNQFYTAEEIEKFRNGSDPLNYPNTDWQKETLNKFALQNQHNLGINGGTENVKYYVSLGTIYQDGLYKNGATKYKQYNFRSNIDANVTKDFKVGLSLSGRQENRQFPISTAGNTFRSIYRAYPTVISRYPNGNYSTGVENSNPVVLGTDMGGTINNPTSVFNGILRGSYDLPFVEGLSVDGFFSVDKSFNFSKNFSTPYTLYNYNGDTGAYSSVVTGGSAGAASLTQSQANITNVTQNIRMSFLRQFGNHNVNAFVAYEQNKRNEVKFDASRINYPTVSTPELSQGGAAATDKNNSGSSYNFTRKSVIGRIAYNFSEKYLAEVQARIDGSSVFPKGKQYGFFPSISAGYRISEEDWFKNSVSFINDLKIRASYGSLGNDNVGQFQYYNNYSFVNQYVLGSTVITPGIDLTKLANPNITWEVAKKMDIGLNAVFLKNFNLEVIYFQQKRSDILAARNASIPNTSGIVNPFKTNDNTPLVPDQNIGKVNSSGFEATLGYNHSGTFRYNISGNMTYAKSKVVFIDEAPGTLDYQRQTGGPLYTNLLYNSIGIFRTQADLDAYPHLKGAQLGDLILEDYNGDGEITADDQTRTPYGNVPLLTYGLVLNGGYKAFDASIVFAGQGMVSQYVLPESGQVGNFYSSWADNRWSPTNPEGSYPRVDTRASSSINGGLYANTFWLDNASFVRLKNIEVGFTLPKEALSKIKIASLRIYASAFNLFTITGVKDYDPEGNSNSGQFYPQQRILNLGLNIKF, from the coding sequence ATGAAGAAATCTTTTCGAAGCTGGTGGGCTTTGCCTGGGACGCTTAATGGAACCGGGGCCAAACTATGGCGGCATGCAGGGCTGACTTTTTTACTGGCAGTGATTTCACTGTGTGCAGTCGCGCAGACCGCAGTCGCGCAGACCGCCGTCGCGCAAACCGCATTTGTGGTAAAAGGAACTGTCACTGCGGACAACGGTGATAACCTTCCCGGCGCTAGCGTGATCCTGAAAGGCACCTCAACAGGCACTACAACAGATGCAGACGGTAAATATTCACTTACCATTTCGGACCCGAACGGAACGCTTGTATTCACTTACATCGGGTATATCAATCAGGAAGTTGCCGTAGCGAACCGCAGTGAGATCGACGTGAAGCTTGCAACCAATGACAAAACATTGCAGGAAATTGTGGTTGTTGGATACGGAACGCAGAAAAAGGCAACCTTAACAGGCTCAGTTTCCGAAGTGAAAGGTGCTGACATTGTTAAAAGTCCGCAGCCCAATCTCTCCAACTCACTGGCAGGCCGGTTCTCGGGTTTTGTTGCGAACAACAGGGGCGGGGAACCTGGTTATGACGGTTCCAGCTATACAATCCGCGGTTTCGCATCAACAGGAAACAGCGATGTGCTTGTCGTTGTGGACGGAATCCCCGGCCAGGTGGGCGGCTTGGAACGTCTCGATCCAAACGATATCGAGAGCATTTCCATCCTGAAAGACGCTTCTGCGGCGGTTTATGGAAGCCGCGCTGCGAACGGTGTTATCCTGGTTACAACAAAAAGAGGAACAACGGGCAAACCGGTCATTTCATATAGTTTCAATCAGGGCTTTTCATCGCCCACAAGATTGCCAAAACTGGCTGATGCACCAACATACGCGACAATTTTGAACGAAATTGATTACTACAACAATCCCGCTGGTGGCATGAACCAGTTTTACACAGCCGAAGAAATCGAGAAGTTCAGAAACGGTTCAGATCCATTGAATTACCCAAACACGGATTGGCAAAAAGAGACCTTAAATAAGTTTGCATTGCAAAACCAACACAATCTGGGTATTAACGGAGGCACGGAGAATGTGAAATATTACGTGTCGCTTGGGACGATTTATCAGGATGGTTTGTATAAAAATGGCGCCACGAAATACAAGCAATACAACTTTCGCTCGAACATTGACGCCAACGTTACTAAGGATTTCAAAGTAGGCCTCTCATTGTCAGGTCGTCAAGAAAATAGGCAGTTCCCGATTTCTACCGCTGGAAACACCTTCCGCTCCATTTACCGCGCTTACCCAACCGTAATCTCGCGCTATCCGAACGGAAATTACTCTACCGGCGTAGAAAACAGCAATCCGGTCGTGCTGGGAACGGATATGGGCGGAACGATCAACAACCCGACTTCCGTATTCAACGGGATACTTCGCGGAAGTTACGACCTGCCTTTTGTTGAGGGCTTGTCAGTTGACGGATTTTTCTCAGTGGACAAATCTTTCAATTTTTCCAAGAATTTCAGCACGCCTTACACGCTCTATAACTACAATGGCGACACGGGTGCTTACAGTTCCGTGGTAACAGGCGGCTCGGCAGGGGCGGCGTCCCTTACCCAATCACAGGCGAACATTACCAATGTGACGCAAAATATCCGGATGAGCTTTTTGAGGCAATTCGGTAATCATAATGTGAACGCATTTGTGGCTTACGAGCAGAACAAGCGTAATGAAGTAAAATTCGACGCATCCCGTATCAACTATCCAACTGTTTCCACGCCCGAACTTTCTCAGGGTGGTGCAGCGGCCACAGACAAGAATAACTCGGGAAGCAGCTACAATTTCACCCGTAAAAGCGTCATCGGCCGCATTGCTTACAATTTCAGCGAAAAATACCTGGCCGAAGTGCAGGCTCGGATCGATGGATCGTCTGTATTCCCCAAAGGCAAGCAGTATGGGTTTTTCCCCTCAATATCAGCAGGTTACCGTATTTCGGAAGAGGATTGGTTTAAAAACAGTGTCAGTTTTATCAATGACCTGAAAATCCGTGCTTCGTATGGTTCGCTGGGAAATGATAATGTGGGCCAGTTCCAATATTACAACAATTACTCTTTCGTGAACCAGTATGTGCTTGGCTCAACTGTGATCACGCCGGGAATTGACCTGACCAAACTGGCTAACCCGAACATTACCTGGGAAGTAGCAAAGAAAATGGACATCGGTCTTAATGCGGTTTTCCTGAAAAACTTCAATCTGGAAGTTATTTATTTTCAGCAAAAAAGGTCGGATATCCTTGCGGCCAGAAATGCTTCTATCCCAAACACATCGGGAATTGTGAACCCGTTTAAGACCAATGATAACACACCATTGGTGCCGGATCAGAACATCGGAAAGGTGAATAGCTCAGGTTTCGAAGCCACATTGGGCTATAACCACTCGGGAACATTCCGCTACAACATTTCAGGAAATATGACCTATGCAAAAAGTAAGGTTGTGTTTATAGATGAAGCGCCGGGAACATTGGATTACCAGCGTCAGACAGGCGGTCCGCTTTACACCAACCTGCTGTATAATTCAATTGGAATTTTCCGCACCCAGGCAGACCTTGACGCCTATCCGCACCTCAAAGGCGCGCAACTGGGCGACCTGATCCTGGAAGATTACAACGGCGACGGCGAGATCACAGCTGACGACCAGACCCGGACACCTTACGGAAATGTGCCTTTGCTTACATACGGCTTGGTGCTGAATGGCGGTTACAAAGCATTTGACGCATCCATTGTTTTCGCAGGGCAAGGCATGGTGAGCCAGTATGTGCTTCCGGAGTCGGGACAAGTCGGAAACTTTTACAGCAGCTGGGCAGACAACCGTTGGAGCCCGACAAACCCGGAAGGATCTTACCCAAGGGTTGATACGCGCGCCTCATCATCGATCAACGGAGGGCTTTACGCCAACACTTTCTGGCTTGACAATGCATCATTCGTCCGCCTGAAAAACATTGAAGTTGGTTTTACATTGCCAAAAGAAGCATTGTCGAAAATTAAGATCGCCTCCCTTAGAATTTACGCCAGCGCATTTAACCTCTTCACCATCACTGGCGTGAAAGATTACGACCCGGAAGGGAACAGCAACAGCGGACAATTTTATCCGCAGCAGAGGATCTTGAACCTGGGTTTGAACATTAAGTTTTAA